The Flavobacterium commune genome contains a region encoding:
- a CDS encoding pectinesterase family protein — protein sequence MKKKYFMFLLLLLFSAMGFSQTIQRIEAETFNTASGARAETNATLSGTGNVGYIKNNTWIKFTAHVFSEYDIRFDAKASGTTGGTIEYRLDAADGTLIGTATVSGSTGWTDYKIFSAALTPTTGTHDLYLVFKHPTNTGYLFNLDYFEKVTNNPNAVTYTLTTSVAPAAAGTISANPAGTTLNQGTEVTLTANKNFGYKFTRWVDANGALVSTANPYTFTINANTTLVAEYETIETYTLTASSQGAYGLGEFSIVPAGKDGAFSVYEKGTNVTITAIENDVIKFNNWSNGSTALSTAVTINNDTNVIGTFDNVSFIAGWTFKNDQYANPRVAELYSKVENRPQLFAYNIADNVFTPNIRLLNRGGANGVGVWNTTRGQFFYFMTSFSTVGYKNINISSGLIGYYYGCDEWTFQYSLDGVNFQNISSLTTINTSSITPIGGLLPVEAEGKEKVYIRWFPNVNGTKHGSATDVTATVLSNVMVKADEVLVVDTTAPILQSSIPAAAATSAGASGNIILTYDESVQFGAGQATLNGKNLNAEFVNKTVKFSYFGLEYNKQYTFSFPAGYIKDISGNNAAAFELTFTTMAKPIPAKRTFDLIVDANATDEQVTSGKYVKTIAEAFNKAPSNSSTKFLVLITNGTYNLGGDGTNPQGIVLQLPSGKNNVSLIAQSKDKVILQGNPGWGIKNAVLSIEANDLYMENVTIEHKDGITTSGQRPALNPAGDRNVYNGVRLRSKQDTQVTGGNRSFYYKSTIEGDVDFICGGGTHWFEECKLVSVADGYLVAPNHDANVQYGYIFNNNTITATGSYYLGRPWQNAPRAVYLNTKMINEPHTQGWASMGTVPALFAEYNSVNGSGVKVNTDNRTNIFNVNGVPQTGNYNPVLTKEQADAYTIENVLSGTDKWNPLEIVEQIAAPANLVISNNTLNWDANQYAICYVICKDGKVVAITTNPTYVDTATASGTHEYAVQSANAYGGLSKVSTVTVGGVVTSSITYNNSIGNIAMSNLTPIQYTEGTALTLPIPSLQGYTFFGWSTSATVPNSMKEISATATGNQVLYAFWGVNGNNQPDPIIKSGITYMNSIGGVALTNVTPKEYTEGTVLTLPIPTLQGYTFYGWSTSATVPNSIKEIASTTKGAQTFYAFWGTAGANDKGTPAFPGAEGYGKYVTGGRGGKVIYVTNLNDSGAGSLRDAINQSGPRIVMFKVSGTIKLESELNITDNITIAGQTAPGGGITLRDYNVKVRGDNVILRYLRFRMGDAKNVENDALGGRFQKNIIVDHCSMSWSTDECVSFYQNENFTLQWCVISESLRNSVHGKGAHGYGGVWGGKNASFHHNLLAHHDSRNPRLGEYANDPFALTDLVDIRNNVIYNWGGNSCYGGDAMNVNLVNNYWKPGPGTSNSTKERILSTGRSLDSTSPLYGIWGKFYVDGNFVNGSPRTTQDNWTYGVYNQFHGSQLPVSDADKKAFKIDVPHNPGEITTHSATKAYELVLDHVGASLYRDAVDKRAIDDTRSGTATIMNGGNGSTNGYIDTQTAAGGWPELPTAEAPVDTDGDGMPNTWETEKGLNPANATDGNLKTLDGGYTNIEVYINSIVNHITTNQNGSLDVYVNPQDFIEKYNKAEDGTKFIMATGTYTAPNALSVKNHKYRFVPDANAKPVFAASFYADNTAVNSGSFDFNGVDFDLSNANANLIQLKNGASISAIEIKNATIKGVKQSLLVTEGVSEHPISKISFDNCIIDGTSVNGYNFIQPDLRIVTEVAVKNSTIYNFDKGNHFILLQNKDAIDQAIKVTVENNTIFNIGSQDNNAFVTVDNRYSSASSFTFKNNIMQDVRENPKAIFMFRSTNVAGAGTTVLDNNLVLGVVSQSVKGTVSVAETNVKTLSGLAMPMLSFPNPAAGDFSFSKFSPLATAGIGGVALGDPRWLKPTAIFSPISFMNAIDGRTITTLSPLEYRVGSTTVLPTPVLDGYVFFGWSNSATVPNVIKSIPSTATGTQVFYAFWGEGGNNKPIVNTPTTYTISYLNLPKLVINPNAKTVSIGTVYHLLEAQCRGYRFMGWYSDAAYSDEITSFDVSQSQNTTVYARWKKLEAFYAYPSVAKHSVTLKSSLENDTVNIVSATGVVVKQINTSSLETEISVSDLPTGYYLIQSAKSGLTTKIIIK from the coding sequence ATGAAAAAAAAATACTTTATGTTTCTATTGCTGTTACTCTTTTCAGCAATGGGATTTTCGCAGACAATTCAGCGAATTGAAGCAGAAACTTTTAATACCGCTTCGGGAGCAAGAGCAGAAACGAATGCAACTCTTTCGGGTACGGGAAATGTAGGTTACATTAAAAATAATACTTGGATTAAATTTACAGCCCATGTATTTAGTGAATATGACATTCGTTTTGATGCAAAAGCTTCAGGAACTACAGGAGGTACTATAGAATATAGGTTAGATGCCGCCGATGGTACTTTAATTGGTACCGCAACAGTATCCGGAAGTACAGGCTGGACTGATTATAAAATTTTCTCAGCAGCACTTACACCCACAACAGGGACGCATGATTTATATCTTGTTTTTAAACACCCAACAAATACAGGATATTTATTCAATTTAGATTATTTTGAAAAAGTAACGAATAATCCTAATGCAGTTACTTATACTTTAACAACTTCGGTAGCTCCTGCAGCTGCGGGAACTATTAGTGCTAATCCAGCCGGAACTACACTTAATCAGGGAACGGAAGTTACATTGACAGCTAATAAAAATTTCGGATATAAATTTACACGATGGGTAGATGCTAATGGAGCCTTAGTTTCAACAGCAAACCCTTATACATTTACAATTAATGCCAATACTACATTGGTGGCGGAGTACGAAACAATTGAAACATACACTCTAACAGCAAGTTCTCAAGGAGCCTATGGTCTAGGTGAATTTTCTATTGTACCCGCAGGTAAAGATGGTGCTTTTTCGGTTTACGAAAAAGGAACGAATGTTACGATAACGGCAATTGAAAATGATGTTATAAAATTCAATAATTGGTCTAATGGATCTACAGCACTAAGTACTGCTGTGACTATAAATAATGATACGAATGTTATAGGAACTTTTGACAATGTATCGTTCATAGCCGGCTGGACTTTTAAGAACGATCAATATGCTAACCCTAGAGTTGCCGAATTGTATTCTAAAGTAGAAAACAGACCACAGTTATTTGCCTATAATATTGCTGACAATGTTTTTACACCAAACATTCGACTATTAAATCGGGGAGGAGCAAATGGAGTAGGTGTATGGAATACTACCAGAGGACAGTTTTTCTATTTTATGACTTCTTTCTCGACAGTTGGATACAAAAACATTAATATTTCATCAGGGCTTATTGGGTATTATTACGGCTGTGACGAATGGACTTTTCAATATTCATTAGATGGTGTAAACTTTCAAAATATTTCTAGTTTAACAACTATTAATACCAGTTCGATTACGCCTATTGGAGGATTATTACCAGTTGAAGCCGAAGGAAAAGAAAAAGTTTATATTAGATGGTTTCCTAATGTAAATGGTACAAAACACGGAAGCGCAACTGATGTAACTGCTACAGTTTTATCTAATGTGATGGTTAAAGCGGATGAAGTTTTAGTTGTTGATACAACCGCACCTATTCTTCAATCGAGTATTCCGGCAGCTGCAGCTACATCTGCAGGAGCGAGCGGTAATATTATATTGACTTATGATGAATCAGTTCAATTTGGCGCAGGACAAGCCACTCTTAACGGTAAAAATCTAAATGCTGAGTTTGTAAACAAAACGGTGAAATTCAGTTATTTTGGATTGGAATATAATAAACAATATACTTTCAGTTTTCCGGCAGGATACATTAAAGATATTTCGGGTAATAATGCTGCCGCATTTGAGTTGACTTTCACAACAATGGCAAAACCAATTCCTGCTAAGCGTACTTTTGATTTGATTGTGGATGCTAATGCAACCGATGAGCAAGTTACTTCGGGAAAATATGTGAAAACCATAGCCGAAGCATTTAATAAAGCACCTTCTAATTCTTCAACAAAATTTCTTGTATTGATTACCAATGGGACTTATAATTTGGGTGGTGATGGTACCAATCCGCAAGGAATCGTTTTGCAACTTCCTTCGGGAAAAAATAATGTTTCTTTAATTGCGCAATCAAAGGATAAGGTTATTCTTCAGGGAAATCCGGGTTGGGGTATTAAAAATGCCGTACTTTCAATTGAAGCCAATGATTTATACATGGAGAATGTAACCATTGAGCACAAAGACGGAATCACAACATCTGGTCAGCGACCTGCATTAAATCCTGCAGGAGACAGAAACGTTTATAACGGAGTGAGACTGAGAAGTAAGCAGGATACTCAGGTAACAGGAGGTAACAGAAGTTTTTACTATAAATCGACCATCGAAGGTGATGTGGATTTTATTTGCGGAGGCGGAACTCACTGGTTTGAGGAATGTAAATTAGTTTCGGTTGCAGATGGCTATCTTGTAGCACCAAATCATGATGCCAATGTTCAGTATGGTTATATTTTTAATAACAACACTATTACGGCTACTGGAAGTTATTATTTAGGTCGCCCTTGGCAAAATGCACCCAGAGCGGTGTATTTGAATACCAAAATGATAAATGAGCCTCATACTCAGGGTTGGGCTTCTATGGGAACTGTACCGGCACTTTTTGCCGAATACAATAGCGTTAACGGGAGTGGTGTAAAAGTAAATACCGATAACAGAACCAATATTTTTAATGTAAACGGAGTTCCTCAAACAGGAAATTACAATCCGGTATTAACTAAGGAGCAGGCGGATGCTTATACAATAGAAAATGTATTAAGCGGAACTGATAAATGGAATCCTCTTGAAATAGTCGAACAAATTGCAGCTCCGGCTAATTTGGTTATCAGTAATAATACTCTTAATTGGGATGCGAATCAATATGCTATTTGTTATGTAATTTGCAAAGATGGTAAAGTGGTCGCTATTACAACCAATCCTACTTATGTAGATACAGCAACAGCTAGTGGTACTCATGAATATGCAGTACAGTCGGCTAATGCTTACGGAGGTTTGAGTAAGGTGAGTACTGTAACTGTGGGAGGAGTAGTAACTTCTTCGATAACTTATAATAATTCTATTGGAAATATAGCGATGTCTAATTTGACTCCAATACAATATACCGAAGGTACAGCACTAACATTGCCTATACCATCTTTACAGGGTTATACTTTTTTTGGATGGTCAACTTCTGCAACAGTGCCAAATTCGATGAAAGAAATTAGTGCTACTGCAACGGGCAATCAAGTGTTGTATGCGTTTTGGGGTGTTAATGGTAATAATCAGCCAGATCCTATTATTAAATCAGGGATAACTTATATGAATTCAATAGGTGGTGTGGCATTAACAAATGTAACTCCGAAAGAATATACCGAAGGAACAGTATTAACATTGCCTATTCCAACTTTACAGGGATATACTTTCTATGGATGGTCAACCTCTGCCACAGTACCTAATTCGATAAAAGAAATTGCATCAACTACTAAAGGAGCACAAACTTTTTATGCTTTTTGGGGAACAGCAGGAGCAAATGATAAAGGAACTCCAGCTTTTCCGGGAGCTGAAGGTTATGGTAAATATGTAACTGGTGGTCGTGGCGGTAAAGTAATTTATGTTACCAATTTGAATGATTCAGGAGCAGGTTCTCTTCGTGATGCCATCAATCAAAGTGGGCCTAGAATTGTTATGTTTAAAGTATCGGGAACTATTAAATTAGAAAGTGAATTAAATATAACTGATAATATTACTATTGCGGGTCAAACGGCACCTGGTGGTGGGATTACCCTGAGAGATTATAATGTAAAAGTAAGAGGTGATAATGTTATTCTTCGTTATTTACGCTTTAGAATGGGAGATGCTAAAAATGTGGAGAATGATGCTTTGGGAGGACGTTTCCAGAAAAACATTATAGTGGATCACTGCTCTATGAGCTGGTCAACGGATGAATGTGTTTCTTTTTATCAAAATGAAAATTTCACATTGCAATGGTGTGTTATTTCAGAGAGTCTCCGAAATTCGGTTCATGGTAAAGGAGCTCATGGTTATGGCGGTGTTTGGGGAGGTAAAAATGCTTCCTTTCATCATAATTTGTTAGCACATCATGATAGCCGTAACCCAAGATTAGGTGAATATGCTAATGATCCTTTTGCCTTAACTGATTTGGTTGATATCCGTAATAACGTTATTTACAATTGGGGAGGTAACAGCTGTTACGGTGGAGACGCTATGAATGTAAATTTGGTAAATAATTATTGGAAACCAGGACCAGGAACTTCTAATTCTACTAAAGAACGTATTTTGTCAACAGGAAGAAGTTTAGATTCTACATCACCACTTTACGGAATTTGGGGTAAATTCTATGTTGATGGAAATTTTGTAAATGGTTCACCACGAACAACACAAGATAACTGGACTTATGGTGTTTATAATCAGTTTCATGGTAGTCAGCTTCCTGTTAGTGATGCAGATAAAAAAGCATTCAAAATTGATGTGCCTCACAATCCAGGAGAGATAACTACTCACAGTGCAACAAAAGCGTATGAGCTGGTTTTAGATCATGTAGGTGCAAGTTTATATAGAGATGCAGTCGATAAAAGAGCGATTGATGATACACGATCTGGTACTGCAACTATTATGAATGGTGGTAACGGAAGTACAAATGGGTATATTGATACCCAAACTGCTGCCGGTGGATGGCCAGAATTGCCTACTGCTGAAGCACCAGTTGATACTGACGGTGACGGTATGCCAAATACTTGGGAAACAGAGAAAGGTTTGAATCCTGCAAATGCTACCGATGGTAATTTGAAGACACTTGATGGAGGATATACTAATATAGAAGTTTATATCAACAGCATTGTAAATCACATTACAACTAATCAAAATGGTAGTCTGGATGTTTATGTAAATCCTCAGGATTTTATTGAAAAATACAATAAAGCCGAAGACGGTACCAAGTTTATTATGGCAACAGGTACTTATACAGCTCCTAATGCGCTTTCAGTTAAAAACCATAAATATAGATTTGTTCCTGATGCGAATGCAAAACCAGTTTTTGCAGCTTCTTTTTATGCTGATAATACAGCGGTAAATTCTGGTAGCTTTGATTTTAATGGTGTTGATTTTGATTTATCAAATGCCAATGCTAATCTTATCCAATTGAAAAATGGAGCTTCTATTTCTGCTATAGAAATTAAAAATGCAACAATCAAAGGGGTTAAACAAAGTTTATTAGTTACTGAAGGAGTTAGTGAACATCCAATTTCTAAAATTTCATTTGATAATTGTATTATCGATGGAACATCAGTTAACGGGTATAATTTTATTCAACCCGATTTGCGTATTGTTACCGAGGTTGCAGTTAAAAATTCGACCATTTATAATTTTGATAAAGGGAATCATTTTATTCTTCTTCAAAATAAAGATGCGATAGATCAAGCTATCAAAGTTACGGTTGAGAATAACACCATTTTCAATATTGGTAGTCAGGATAACAATGCTTTTGTGACAGTTGATAATCGTTATAGTAGTGCTTCAAGCTTTACTTTTAAAAACAACATCATGCAGGATGTACGAGAAAATCCTAAAGCCATTTTCATGTTCCGTTCAACTAACGTTGCCGGTGCCGGAACTACGGTTTTAGATAATAATCTTGTGTTAGGAGTTGTATCTCAGTCGGTAAAGGGAACGGTTTCGGTGGCTGAAACTAATGTTAAAACACTAAGTGGTTTAGCTATGCCAATGCTTTCGTTTCCAAATCCGGCAGCTGGGGATTTTAGTTTTTCTAAATTTTCACCTTTGGCTACAGCAGGAATAGGAGGAGTTGCCCTAGGAGATCCTAGATGGCTAAAACCAACGGCTATTTTTTCGCCAATTAGCTTTATGAATGCAATTGATGGACGAACAATTACAACACTTTCTCCTTTAGAATATAGAGTAGGAAGCACAACAGTATTGCCAACTCCTGTGTTAGATGGTTATGTGTTTTTTGGTTGGTCAAATTCAGCTACTGTGCCTAATGTAATTAAGTCAATTCCTTCAACTGCAACAGGAACTCAGGTGTTTTATGCTTTTTGGGGCGAAGGAGGTAATAATAAACCAATTGTAAACACACCTACAACTTATACCATTTCGTATTTAAACCTGCCTAAATTGGTAATCAATCCAAATGCTAAAACGGTATCGATTGGTACTGTTTATCACTTATTGGAAGCACAGTGTAGAGGGTATCGATTTATGGGTTGGTATTCGGATGCGGCATATTCAGATGAAATTACATCTTTTGATGTTTCGCAGTCCCAAAATACTACGGTTTATGCCCGTTGGAAAAAATTAGAGGCGTTTTATGCTTATCCGTCGGTAGCTAAACATAGTGTGACCTTAAAATCATCACTTGAAAATGATACTGTGAATATTGTTTCGGCAACGGGTGTTGTTGTAAAACAAATTAATACCAGCAGTCTTGAAACCGAAATTTCGGTAAGTGATTTACCTACGGGTTATTATCTGATTCAAAGTGCAAAATCAGGTTTGACAACCAAAATTATTATTAAATAA
- a CDS encoding glycoside hydrolase family 88/105 protein, producing MKNKIKYYIFSLLVCHWVSFGQSKVKSDFEGVSPIEWSKKMADSDQKRTPNPVFLDGVKFPKWNYTNGLVTLANQKLYDYTKGQKYWDYSLAYVEQLIDKEGKILGGYELEKYSLDLINSGKILFEIYKKTDDKRYKIAMDVLHKQLETHPRNSDGGYWHKKSYPWQMWLDGVYMADPFSAEYGAVFNAPKAIDDAILQAELIQKHTFDSKTGLNFHGYDEKREQFWANKQTGQSSHVWGRAQGWYCMALVDILDFVPKNHPKRKELIQIVQKVFTAVLKAQEKDSGVWWQVMDLPGRKGNYLESTCSTMFVYSFAKAYRNGYVSKAYLKSAKKGFNGILKQFIKENPDNTISITKCCAVAGLGGKNPQDRDGSFEYYISEPIRNDDAKAVGPFIMAGIELQRILDKK from the coding sequence ATGAAAAATAAAATCAAATATTACATTTTCTCTTTGTTGGTTTGCCATTGGGTCTCATTTGGACAATCAAAAGTTAAAAGTGATTTTGAAGGAGTTTCGCCGATTGAATGGTCTAAAAAAATGGCCGATTCTGACCAAAAACGTACTCCGAATCCGGTATTTCTGGATGGGGTAAAATTTCCAAAATGGAATTACACCAACGGATTGGTTACGCTTGCGAATCAAAAACTATATGATTATACCAAAGGGCAAAAATACTGGGATTACTCCCTTGCTTATGTTGAGCAACTGATTGATAAGGAAGGAAAAATATTGGGAGGTTATGAACTGGAAAAGTATAGTCTGGATTTAATAAATTCTGGAAAGATACTTTTTGAAATTTATAAGAAAACAGACGATAAACGCTATAAAATAGCGATGGATGTACTCCACAAACAGTTGGAAACCCATCCAAGAAATTCAGACGGCGGTTATTGGCATAAGAAATCTTATCCGTGGCAAATGTGGTTGGACGGTGTGTATATGGCTGATCCTTTTTCGGCAGAATATGGAGCGGTTTTCAATGCCCCAAAAGCAATTGATGATGCTATTTTACAGGCAGAATTGATTCAGAAACACACTTTTGATTCAAAAACAGGATTGAATTTTCATGGTTATGATGAAAAGCGGGAACAGTTTTGGGCGAACAAACAAACCGGTCAATCTTCTCACGTATGGGGACGCGCTCAGGGCTGGTATTGCATGGCTTTGGTTGATATTTTAGATTTTGTTCCAAAAAATCATCCGAAACGCAAGGAGCTGATACAAATTGTTCAAAAAGTATTCACGGCTGTTCTCAAAGCTCAGGAGAAAGATTCCGGAGTTTGGTGGCAGGTGATGGATTTACCGGGGCGTAAAGGCAATTATCTGGAATCAACCTGTTCAACGATGTTTGTCTATTCGTTTGCCAAAGCATATCGCAATGGATATGTGAGTAAAGCTTATCTGAAATCAGCTAAAAAAGGTTTTAACGGAATTCTGAAACAATTCATCAAAGAAAATCCCGATAATACTATTTCGATAACAAAATGTTGTGCTGTTGCAGGTTTAGGAGGAAAAAATCCTCAAGATCGTGACGGCTCATTCGAATATTATATTTCAGAACCTATCAGGAACGATGATGCTAAAGCGGTTGGACCATTTATTATGGCAGGGATTGAATTACAACGGATTTTAGACAAAAAATAA
- a CDS encoding zinc ribbon domain-containing protein, translating to MTNTKELSVEDKLRAIYDLQLIDSRIDEIRNVRGELPLEVEDLEDEVAGLSTRSEKLKSELEVIEEQIKAKKNSIDEHKETIKKYTKQQESVRNNREFNSLTKEIEFQELEIQLAEKQVKEMKASIEHKKEVIAQSKEKLELKSNHLKHKKLELNDIMAETAKEEEFLTQKSAEFQEQIEDRLLAAYHRIRSSVRNGLAVVSIERGASAGSFFTIPPQTQVEIASRKKIIIDEHSGRILVDSSLAEEEKEKMENLFASI from the coding sequence ATGACTAATACAAAAGAATTAAGTGTAGAGGACAAGTTAAGAGCCATTTACGATTTACAATTGATTGACTCTAGAATTGACGAAATTAGAAACGTTAGAGGGGAACTTCCTCTTGAAGTGGAAGATTTAGAAGATGAAGTTGCTGGTTTAAGCACACGTTCTGAGAAATTGAAAAGTGAACTTGAAGTTATCGAAGAGCAAATAAAAGCTAAAAAGAATAGTATTGATGAGCACAAAGAAACCATCAAAAAATATACTAAACAACAAGAAAGCGTTCGTAACAATCGTGAATTCAACTCTTTGACTAAAGAAATCGAATTCCAGGAACTTGAAATTCAATTAGCCGAAAAACAGGTGAAAGAAATGAAAGCTTCTATCGAACATAAAAAAGAAGTTATTGCTCAGTCTAAAGAAAAATTAGAACTGAAATCAAATCACTTAAAGCATAAAAAATTAGAGTTAAACGACATCATGGCAGAAACTGCTAAAGAAGAAGAATTTTTAACTCAAAAATCGGCTGAATTTCAAGAGCAAATCGAAGACAGATTATTAGCCGCTTACCACAGAATTCGTTCTAGTGTTCGTAACGGATTAGCTGTTGTTTCTATCGAAAGAGGAGCTTCTGCAGGATCATTCTTCACTATTCCACCACAAACACAGGTTGAAATTGCTTCCCGAAAGAAAATCATCATCGATGAGCATTCAGGAAGAATTTTAGTTGACAGCAGTTTAGCTGAAGAAGAAAAAGAAAAAATGGAAAACTTGTTTGCAAGTATCTAA
- a CDS encoding glycoside hydrolase family 28 protein, with product MMIKIKTNFLIAALMFSAISCSNIVFAQNKPAVKSNLPFKMPEVQIPIFKADTLNIVDFGAVPNTEELCTKAINAAIIKCSESGGGVVVIPAGLWTTGPIKMKSNVNLHTKNGAFVSFTSDLNQYKLIESYFEGNKVLRCESPIMGVDLENIAITGEGIFDGNGSAWRPVKIGKMTAGQWQELIKSGGVLSKDGKIWYPSQGALIGNEEKDKLPKIATAENMEPYKQALRPVMISLVNCKKLLLDGVTFQNSPAWNVNPLLCEHLTLRNLTIRNPWYSQNGDGLDIESCRIGTVSNCRFDVGDDAICIKSGKDKEGRDRGKPTELFVITDCVVYHAHGGFTIGSEMSGGVKNIFAKNLTFNGTDCGLRFKSVRGRGGVVENIWMEDIRMNNIPTDAINFNLYYFEKAIKEDPQTGEVTVAKMPVSETTPAFRNMYFKNIYVNGAKQALKIMGIPEMPVENLQFTNMIIRSDLGIQMNYASKIDFQNIDLRLDKPGIAASFSNSQNVTVASFKASGENQMFWVGGVETKAISLQSNTKKIVFDKVKLTESVKSQVKIIQ from the coding sequence ATGATGATAAAAATTAAAACCAACTTTCTTATTGCTGCGCTAATGTTCTCAGCTATTTCTTGTAGTAATATAGTTTTTGCTCAAAATAAGCCAGCTGTAAAAAGTAATCTTCCTTTCAAAATGCCAGAGGTGCAGATTCCAATATTTAAAGCTGATACTTTGAATATTGTTGATTTTGGAGCGGTTCCAAACACAGAAGAGCTATGCACCAAAGCGATTAACGCGGCAATTATAAAATGTTCTGAGTCCGGTGGAGGAGTAGTTGTTATTCCTGCTGGATTGTGGACTACAGGTCCTATAAAAATGAAAAGTAACGTTAATCTGCATACTAAAAACGGTGCTTTTGTATCCTTTACCAGCGATTTAAATCAATACAAACTGATAGAATCTTATTTTGAAGGAAACAAGGTGCTTCGCTGTGAATCTCCTATTATGGGAGTGGACTTAGAAAATATTGCCATAACAGGAGAAGGGATTTTTGACGGAAATGGTTCGGCTTGGCGTCCGGTTAAAATTGGTAAAATGACCGCTGGACAATGGCAGGAATTAATTAAATCAGGAGGCGTTTTGTCTAAGGATGGTAAAATTTGGTATCCTTCTCAGGGAGCATTAATTGGCAATGAAGAAAAAGATAAACTTCCAAAAATTGCTACGGCTGAAAATATGGAACCATACAAGCAGGCGCTTCGTCCGGTGATGATAAGTTTAGTGAATTGTAAAAAACTACTGTTGGACGGAGTTACTTTTCAAAATTCACCAGCCTGGAATGTCAATCCGTTGCTATGCGAACATTTGACTTTAAGAAATTTAACAATCCGTAATCCATGGTATTCTCAAAATGGTGACGGACTCGATATAGAATCCTGCCGGATAGGTACAGTAAGCAATTGTCGTTTTGATGTGGGTGACGATGCAATCTGTATCAAATCAGGAAAAGACAAAGAAGGACGTGATAGAGGAAAACCAACCGAATTATTTGTTATTACCGACTGTGTGGTGTATCACGCTCATGGAGGTTTTACCATTGGTAGCGAAATGTCGGGCGGTGTTAAAAATATATTTGCTAAAAACCTAACGTTTAATGGTACCGATTGTGGTTTGCGTTTTAAATCTGTCCGAGGTCGTGGTGGTGTGGTTGAAAATATTTGGATGGAAGATATCCGAATGAACAATATCCCTACCGATGCCATCAATTTTAACCTGTACTATTTTGAAAAAGCGATTAAAGAAGATCCGCAAACAGGCGAAGTAACTGTTGCTAAAATGCCGGTTTCAGAAACAACTCCTGCATTTAGAAATATGTATTTCAAAAATATTTATGTCAACGGAGCCAAACAAGCTTTGAAAATTATGGGAATCCCCGAAATGCCTGTTGAAAATCTTCAATTTACAAATATGATTATTCGCTCGGATTTGGGTATCCAAATGAATTATGCCAGTAAAATTGATTTTCAAAATATTGATTTAAGACTGGACAAACCGGGTATAGCTGCAAGTTTTTCTAATAGTCAGAATGTAACTGTTGCAAGTTTTAAAGCTAGCGGAGAAAACCAAATGTTCTGGGTGGGAGGTGTCGAAACAAAAGCGATTTCGTTGCAATCAAATACTAAGAAAATAGTTTTTGATAAGGTGAAATTAACAGAATCAGTTAAAAGTCAGGTAAAAATAATCCAATAA